Part of the Microbacterium sp. Clip185 genome is shown below.
TCGCCGTCACGTAGTTCGCGGCCATCGCCGAGCCGTCCTCGAGGCCGTCCGAGAGGACGTCCAGAGCGAGGCGCTCGGGATCGTGCATGGAGGCGTCGTAGTACGTCGCCGTGTAGGCGAGCCCCTCGTTCATCTTCGGGAAGTCGGCGAGCGACTTCTTCTTGCCCACGAACCGGTGGCGCGGGACGGAGCCGCCGTCGCGCGAGAACGTGTCGTAGATCACGAGGCCGATCTTGATCAGCAGAGCACCACGCTCGTTGGGCTTGCCGCGTCCGTGCGTGACCAGCAGCCGGAAGGGCGCGGACAGGATTCCCGAGAAGGTCTTGAAGATCGGGATCGTGGTCGGCAGCGGCCGAACGTAGTGGGGTGCGGTCTTCAGGAGCGCGTTGCGCTCGGTGACCGCCTCCTTGACGAGACGGAACTCGCCGTTCTCGAGGTAGCGCACGCCGCCGTGCACCATGTGGCTGGAGGCGCTCGACGCGCCGGAGACGAAGTCTCCACGCTCGACCAGGGCGGCCTTCACGCCCTGGAGGGAGAGGTCGCGGAGCGTGGCGATGCCGTTGATCCCGCCGCCCACGATGAGAACGTCGAGATCCTGAGCGTCGCGGATCTGTGCGACCTGCGGCCGCAGCGAGGGGGAGAGCGACATGTCGTCGTCGACCTTTCGTATCGATGGATCCTTCGCAGGTTGCATGGAAGTGGGACATCGTCGCAAGTTCTCTGCACAAACGTGCAGAATGGTGTAACGGGCGAAGGGATGATCATGGCGGAGGCCGGGTCGATGAAGGTGCGCGACGCGTTGCGCGCGGCACAGCTGTACTACCTGCAGGACCTCACGATGGAGGCGATCGCGCGCGAGATGCACACCTCGCGCTCCTCCGTCTCCCGGCTGATCTCCCATGCCCGCGACACGGGCCTGGTGTCGATCTCGGTGCACTCTCCGCTCGCGGCGCGCAGCCAGATCGAAGAGCGACTGGCCGAGAGGTTCGGGATCACGGTGCACATCGTCCCCACCACGAGTCACATCGGCGAGGCGGAGCGTCTCGATCGCACCGCGTTGTCGGCGGCGCGCATCCTGAGCGAGCACGTCGACTCCTCGATGACGGTCGGCATCGCGTGGGGATCGACGCTGTCGGCCATCGCTCGTCACCTGCCGACGAAGCGCACGCACGACACGCACGTGGTACAGATGAACGGCGCGGCCAACGGGCATACCTTCGGCGTCCCGTACGCCGGCGAGATCCTGTCGCGATTCGGCGCCGCGTGGTCGGCCTCGGTGCACCATTTCCCGGTGCCGGCGCTCTTCGACGAGGCGGCGACGAAGGAGGCGATGTGGCGGGAGAGGTCGGTTCGCGCTGTGCTGCAGATGCAGCGCCGCGTCGGTCTCTTCGTGTTCGGGCTCGGATCGCCCCGCGCTGCCGTCCCCTCGCACGTGTACTCGGGCGACTACTTCGACCAGCGCGATCTGGCACTCATCGAGCAGGAGGGTGTCGTCGGCGACTGCGCGACGATGTTCTACCGCATCGACGGATCCTCCGACATCCCGTCGTTGAACCTCCGCTCCAGCGGCCCCGATCTCGACGACGTGCGCCGCATTCCGCGGCGCTTCTGCGTCATGTCGGGTCTATCGAAGATCGACGCGCTGCAGGGCGCCCTCGCGGCCGGGCTCATCACCGATCTCGTGCTCGAGGAAACCGTCGCCCGCAGGCTCATGAGCCTCTCGCGCACGAGCACGCGAGGTCAGACCTCCCCGAAGCCGTCTTCGACCAGGGCGCGCAGCGCGTCGATCGCCGGCTGAGCCTCCCGCCCGCGCGCTCGGACGCGTACGCGCGCGCCGCGTCCGATGCCCAGTGCGATGAGCGCGAGCAGGCTCGCCGCGGAGACCGGGCCGGAGCCCTGGTCGACGTTCTCGATCTCCACGAGCGCGTCGAACTTCGCCGCCGTCTTCACGAACGTCGCCGCGGGTCGCGCGTGCAGACCCGAGGGGTTGACGATGACCGCCTCGAAGGATGCCTCGTCGCCGCCGGACGCCGGCTCGGGGGCAGGCGGCGGCGCCGGTGCCGACTCGACGGACCCCGCCTCCAGATGGCGCGCCTTCTGCGCGTACGCAGCGCCTAGCTCCGCCTGGATGCTCGCCCAGTCGGCGCCCGTCGCGGCGAGCACGACGGCCGCCACGAGGCCTTCCACGAACGGCGCGGAGCTCAGATGGACGCGGTCCGGCTGCTCGACGAACTCCAGCGCCATCTCGGCGCTCAGCACCGCGGAACCGAGGTCCATCAGCACGACGACGTCCTCGGAGGCATCGAGGCGGTCGATGGATGCGGCGATCGCCGCCGCATCCGTGCCGAACCCGCCGTCCGCGGAACCCGCCGCGACCTCGATCGGGGGAGGGCTCTCGGCGACCATCTGGGTGGCGAGCGCCACGGCAGCCTCGGCGAGCGGTCGGCTGTGGGAGACGACGACGAAACCGATCATGCGGCGGTCACCGCATCCCGCAGCGTCGTGAACAGCAGCGCGGTCGATGTGGCGCCAGGATCCTGATGGCCCGCGCTGCGCTCCCCGAGGTAGCTCGCGCGACCCTTGCGCGCCACGAGCGGGATGGTGGCGTCGCGGCCGGCGTCAGCCGCATCGGTCGCGGCGGCGGCCGCTGCCGCGAGATCGGAGCCCGCGGCCACCGCCTCCTCCCACGCGTCGACGGCGGGGAGCATCGCGTCGAGCATCGTCTTGTCCCCGGGTTCGGCCTTGCCGCGGGTGCGTACGCCCTCGGCACCGGCACGCAGCGCCGAGCCGAGGGCGGCGGCGTCCAGCTCGACGGTGGCACCCGCGGCGCCCCCGAGACGGAGGAAGAACGTGCCGTACAGCGGCCCGCTCGCCCCGCCGACGGTCGAGACCAGCGTCATCCCCACGGTCTTGAACAGCGCCGCCGCATCCGTCGGCGGCGTCGCGGTCACCGCCGCGACGACCGCCTCCATACCGCGCGCCATGTTCGACCCGTGATCCGCGTCGCCGATCACGGAGTCGAGCTCGGTGAGCTCGGCCTGGTGCTGGACGATCTGATCGCGGAAGCCGGAGATCCAGGCGGTCAGTGTCTCGAGGGTGGCTACGGTCATCGCGCGCTCACGCTCCCCAGCGCAGGCCCGGCGTGACCACGGGGGCATCCCAGAGGCGCACGAGCTCGTCGTCGGCACGCACGACTGTCAGCGACGCGCCCGCCATGTCGAGGCTCGTGATGTAGTCGCCGACCAGCACACGGCGCACCTCGAAGCCCGCATCCGACAACAGCGGCGCGATCTCCCCGTACAGGAGGTACTGCTCGATGAGGGGAGTCGCCCCGAGTCCCGACAGCAGCACGATCGCGTCGCCGCGCGCGTCGCCGAAGTCGTGCACGATCGGGTCGACGAGCATGCGGGCGATCTCGTGGGCGGTGGCGAGGGGCACACGCGAACGTCCCGGTTCGCCGTGGATTCCGATGCCCACCTCCATCTCGTCTTCCGGCAGGTCGAACGTGGGCTTGCCCGCCGCCGGCACGGTGCAGCTGGTGAGGGCGACGCCCATGGACCTCCCGCTTTCGCTGACACGGGTGGCAAGGGCGGCGAGAGCGTCGAGGTCCATGCCCTCCTCGGCCGCCGCGCCCACGATCTTCTCGAGCACGACCGTCGTCCCCACGCCGCGTCGACCCGCCGTCCACGTGGAGTCCTGCACTGCGACGTCGTCGGCGACGACCACGGACTCGACGCGCACCCCCTCTGCGGCGGCGAGTTCCGCCGCCATCTCGAAGTTCAGGACGTCGCCGGTGTAGTTCTTCACGATGTGCAGGACGCCGGCACCGGAGTCCGCGCCGACGGTGGCCGCAAGGATCTGGTCGGGAGTGGGGGAGGTGAAGACCTCGCCCGCGCAGGCCGCGTCGAGCATCCCCGTACCCACGAACCCGCCGTGCATGGGTTCATGGCCGGAGCCGCCGCCGGAGACGAGCGCGACCTTGCCGGGGCGCGTGGCCTCGCCGCGGAAGATGACGCGGTTGGTGGAATCGACGCGCAGTTCGGGATGTGCGAGTCGGATGCCGGTCAGAGCATCGGAGAGTACCTGGGTCGGGTCGTTGATGAATTTCTTCACGGATGCCTCCTCATTGTGGCTTCGCAGACGCTCCGAATCTCCACCCGGTGGGGCTGAGCGTCAAGTGCCGAAAGCCGTGAATGAGAAAGTGTGCCGTCAGAGACGCTCGTGCGGCAGGACCCGCTTGATCCGTTCGATGGCGCCGTGCGCGGGCACCTCGTTGTATGTGCCGGCCAGTTCCTGCTCCGAGAGAGCGTGGATCGCGGCCATGAGCTCGTCGGTCGCCGCGCGGCGCGCGCGCCCGGAGCTGGCGGGACCGTGGGCCGAGAGGTCGAGCGGCTCGCCGAAACGGATCGTGACCCGCGGCTTCGTGCGGGGGAACTTCGCGCCCACCGGCATGGCCTCGTTGGTGCCGATGAGGCCTACCGGGACCACGGGCGCGCCGGTCTGGAGAGCGAGGAAGGCGACGCCGGTGCGTCCCTTGTAGAGCCTGCCGTCGAGTGAGCGCGTGCCCTCCGGATACAGCGCGATGGCCTTGCCGGCCTCCAGCATCCGCTTCTGCTGGTCGAGCGCATCGAGCGCCGCCTGTCCCGCACCGCGCTCGACGGGGTTGGCCCCGAGGCCCAGGAAGATCTGCCGGGAGAGCCAACCCTTGAGCCCCGGCCCGTCGAAGTAGCTCGACTTCGCCAGGAACTGCACCGGGCGAGGCGCGGCCATGGGAATGGCGAAGGAGTCGATGAACGAGAGGTGGTTCGCGGCGAAGATGACCGGACCCGTCCGCGGCACATGCTGACGGCCTTCGATGCGCGGCCGGTAAGCGACACGCGCCAGAGGCGCCAGTACGCGGCGCCCGAGGAAGTAGGCGAAGCCGACATCCGTCACCGGCTTGGATTCGGATGCGCGCGGATCGGGGACGTTCTCCGCGTCGCGGCTCTGCGCATCTGTCACTGTAAGAGGCTACTGCGGATTCCATTCCTTCCGGCGCATGAGGCCGCGCCGGACGCTCTCAGCGAGGGCATGGGCGGATGCGGGATGATGGGTGCGCCCCGCACCGATTCATGGAGGTTCCCGTGCGCCGTCCGCTCTACATCCTGTCCGCACTCGCGGTCAGCGCCGTCGCGCTCGCCGGATGCTCCGCCGCATCCTCACCCGACGCGACCTCCACGCCCGCCGCGAGCGCGGCAGCCGATCTCTGCGCGGATGTCGCCTCCCCGGGCGCCGCCTCCGACGCGGTGACCGTGTCGGGCGAGGTCGGACAGCAGCCGACCGCGACCTTCACGGCTCCGTTGGACATCTCCGACGTCGAGCGCACGGTGGTCACCGAGGGCACCGGCACCCCCGTCGCCGCGGGCGACTACGTCACCTACGCCCTTTCGGCGTTCGATGCCGCCACGGGGCAGCTGCAGGGCTCTGTGGGCTATGACGGCACCCCCGTGCAGCCGCAGCCGATCGCCGCGGAGAGCGTGCTCGGCAAGGTCCTGGGCTGCGCCACCCCCGGCACCCGTGTCGTGGCGACCCTTCCCGCGAGCAGCAACAGCGCCGCACAGGTGTTCGTCGTGGATCTCATCTCCTCGACGCCTGAGGCCGCATGGTGCCAGGCGGAGCCGTTCTCGGGCGACAAGCCCGCGGTGACCTTCACCGACGACAAGCCCACGATCACGATTCCCGCCTCCGCCCCCGAGGACGGCGTGCGCGTCGACGTGCTCAAGGAGGGCGACGGCGACACCGTCGGTGCCGGCGACACGGTCGAGGTCAACTACGCAGGTGTGAAGTGGTCGGATGGCTCGACGTTCGACTCGAGCTACGACCGCGGCCAGACCGCGAGCTTCTCCACCGATGGCGTGGTCGTCGGCTTCAAGCGCGCGCTGGAAGGACAGAAGGTCGGTTCGCAGGTGCTGGTGTCGATGTCGCCCTCGTGCGGCTACGGCGAAGCGGGCTCCTCGCAGCAGCAGCTGGCGGGCGAGACGCTCGTCTTCGTGATCGACATCGTCTCCACGAAACCGACCGAGGGCTGATCCCGTGCGGCGCGTCGTCGTCCTCGGCTCCACTGGGTCGATCGGCACCCAGGCGCTGGAGGTGATCCGCAACAACCCGGATCGCTTCCGCGTCGTGGGGCTGGCGGCGGGCACGGATGCAGCGGGACTCGCGGTCCAGGCGGCCGAGTTCGGCGTCGCCGACACCGCGCTCGGCGCGGTCGAGGCCGAGGCGCTCGTGCGCGGCGTCGACGCCGATGTCGTCCTCAACGGCATCACGGGCTCGGTCGGGCTCGGTCCGACCCTCGCCGCTCTCGAGGAGGGACGCACGCTCGCGCTCGCCAACAAGGAGTCGCTGATCGTCGGGGGCGAGCTGGTGACCGCCCTCGCCGATCCCGGACAGATCGTTCCGGTGGATTCCGAGCATTCGGCGATCGCGCAGGCACTGCGCTCGGGAAAGCCCTCCGAGGTGCGCCGACTGGTGCTCACCGCATCCGGAGGACCGTTTCGCGGACGCACCCGTGAGCAGCTGGCAGCCGCGACCCCGGCCGAGGCGCTCGCCCACCCGACGTGGGACATGGGACGCGTGGTGACCACCAATTCAGCGACGCTCGTGAACAAGGGGCTCGAGGTCATCGAGGCGCATCTTCTCTTCGGCGTTGCCTACGCCGACATCGACGTCGTGGTGCATCCGCAGTCGATCGTGCACTCGATGGTCGAGTTCGTGGACGGATCCACTATCGCGCAGGCCTCGCCGCCGGACATGCGCCTGCCGATCTCGCTGGGGCTCGACTGGCCGCACCGCGTGAGCGGCGTCGGTGCGCCGCTCGATTTCACCCGCGCGTCCTCCTGGACGTTCGAGCCGCTCGACGAGGAGGCGTTCCCGGCGGTCGCGCTCGCCAAGAGCGTGGGTGAGGCGGGGCGCACGTACCCTGCGGTATTCAACGCGGCCAACGAGCAGGCAGTGGACGCGTTCCACGAGGGACGGATCGGCTTCCTGGACATCGTCGACATCGTCCGCCGTGTCGTCGACACGCACGAGGCCCCCGCGACACTGAGTCGCGAGGGCCTGGCGGATGCCGAGAGCTGGGCGCGCCGTGCTGCGGATGCGGCCGTGGCGGCGTCCGCTCAGTAGACCGTCAGTCCTTCCGCGGCGAACTGCCCGCGCACCCGCTCGATGAGCTCCTTCTCCGGTGCGGGAGTGTCTTCGAGCGGGTAGGTGCGCCCCAGCTCGTGCCACTTGTCGCGACCCATCTGGTGAAACGGCAGGACCTCGACGCGCGTGACGGTGCCGGGCGTGATCTCGTTCAGAGATGCGGCGTACCGCGCGACAGCGGCGACGTTGTCCACATCGTCGGTGAGACCGGGCACCAGGACGAATCGCACCCACACCTCGACGTCGCCGCGCCGCGCGAGGCGCTCGCCGAACTCGAGGGTCGGTTCGAGCTCCCGGCCCGTGACACGGCGATACGTGTCCGCGTCGCCGGACTTCACATCCAGCAGGACCAGGTCGGTGTCGGCGAGCAGCTCGTCGGACGCGTGCGCTCCCAGATAGCCGGAGGTGTCGAGCGCCGTGTGGATCCCCATCTCCTTGGCGCCGCGGATCAACCGGGCGGCGAACGCGGGCTGCATCAGAACCTCGCCCCCGGAGATCGTGAGACCGCCTCCGGTGGCGCGGAAGACGCCGAGGTAGCGGCGGAGGCGTTCCAGCACCGCATCCGCGGTGACGGGGACCCCGTCCTTCATGGCGAACGTGTCAGGGTTCTGGCAGTACAGGCACCGCAGCGGGCAGCCGTTGAGGAACAGGGTCAGGCGCGTTCCGGGGCCGTCGACCGCCGTCACCAGCTCCCAGGAGTGCACCGACCCGAGCTCGCCGGAGCGCATCGCTGCGAGGCGACCCGCGCGATCGATGTCGGCGACTTCGAGGCCGTGGAGGCCGGCACCACCGCGACGGGTGGTGCCGGCCTCCACGACCGGAGCATCGAGCTGCACCGCGTCCCGGGGGAGCGGAGTGCCCAGCAGCACGGTCATGAGTGACTCACATCCCCCCGTGGAAGGTGCGGGACAGCACATCGAGCTGCTGTTCGCGCGTCAGCCGCACGAAGTTCACGGCGTAGCCGGACACGCGGATGGTCAGCTGCGGGTAGGCCTCGGGGTTCTCCATGGCATCCAGAAGCGTCTCGCGGTTCAGCACGTTGACGTTCATGTGATAGCCGTTGGAGCTGAAGTAGGCATCCAGCAGGCCCGCCAGATTGCGCGAGCGCTCGTCGGCGGTGCGGCCGAGGCCGGCCGGCACGATCGTGTTGGTCAGCGAGATCCCGTCCTGAGCCTCGGTGTAGGGCACCTTCGCGACCGAGAGCGCCGAGGCCAGCATCCCGTGGGTGTCGCGTCCGTTCATCGGGTTGGCGCCCGGCGCGAACGGCTCACCCGCCCGGCGGCCGTCGGGGGTGTTGCCCGTGGCCTTGCCGTAGACCACGTTCGAGGTGATCGTCAGCACGGACTGCGTCGGCAGTGCGTTGCGGTACATCGGGTGACGGCGAAGCTTCGCCATGAACCGTTCGACGAGCTCCACGGCAATGGCGTCGGCGCGGTCGTCGTCGTTGCCGTAGGCGGGGAAGACGCCTTCGGTGCGGTAGTCGACGACGATGCCGCGCTCGTCGCGGATCGGCGTCACAGTGGCGTACTTGATGGCGGACAGGGAGTCTGCCGCGACCGAGAGGCCGGCGATGCCGAAAGCCATCGTGCGCAGCACGTCCTTGTCGTGAAGCGCCATCTCGAGCCGCTCGTACGCGTACTTGTCGTGCGACCAGTGGATGCAGTTGAGAGCCTCCACGTAGGTCGCGGCGAGCCAGTCCATCATCCGGTCGAAGCGTGCGTCGACGTCGGCGTAGTCGAGGGGGCCGTCTCCGACGGGCGTCTCCTCGGGGGCGATCTGCTCGCCCGTGACCTCGTCACGTCCGCCGTTGATCGCGTACAGCAGGGTCTTGGCGAGGTTCACGCGTGCGCCGAAGAACTGCATCTGCTTGCCGACCCGCATCGGGGACACGCAGCAGGCGATGGCCGCGTCGTCGCCCCACTGGGTGCGGATGAGGTCATCCGACTCGTACTGAACGGCCGAGGTGTCGATCGAGACCTGCGCGCAGAAGTTCTTGAACCCCTCTGGCAGCTGCTCGCTCCAGAACACGGTCATGTTGGGCTCGGGAGCGGGACCCAGGTTGTAGAGCGTCTGCAGGTAGCGGAACGAGGTGCGCGTCACGAGCGGACGTCCGTCCTCGCCGACGCCTCCGATCGTCTCGGTGACCCAGGTCGGGTCGCCGGAGAACAGCTGGTCGTACTCGGGGGTGCGAAGGAACCGCACGATGCGCAGCTTGATCACGAAGTCGTCGATGATCTCCTGCGCTTCGCTCTCGGTAAGCACTCCCCGCTCGAGGTCGCGCTGGACGAACACGTCGAGGAAGGTCGAGGTGCGACCGAGCGACATCGCTGCGCCGTTCTGCTCCTTGACCGAACCGAGGTAGGCGAAGTAGAGCCACTGGACGGCCTCGCGGGCGGTCGTAGCGGGGCCGGAGATGTCGTAGCCGTAGGAGGCCGCCATCTGCTTCAGCTCGCCCAGGGCGCGGATCTGCTCGGCGTGCTCCTCGCGGGCGCGGACGATGTCCTCCGAGAACGGCGTCGTGTCCAGGCCCAGCTTGTCGAGCTTCTTCGCGGCGATGAGGGCGTCGACGCCGTAGAGCGCGACGCGGCGGTAGTCGCCGATGATGCGGCCGCGGCCGTAGGCATCGGGCAGACCCGTGATGATGTGGGAGCGGCGGGCAGCGCGCACCGCGGGGGAGTACACGTCGAAGACGCCCTCGTTGTGGGTCTTGCGGTACTGCGTGTAGATGGCCTTCAGCGTCTCGTCGACCTCGTAGCCGTAGGTCTTCAGAGCGCCCTCGACCATCCGCCATCCGCCGTTCGGCATGATGGCGCGCTTGAGCGGCGCGTCGGTCTGCAGGCCGACGATCAGTTCATCGTCCTTGGCGATGTACCCGGGCTGGTGGGCCGTGATCGCGGCGGGCGTGTAGGGGTCGACGTCGTAGACGCCGCGCTCGCGCTCCTCGGGGAACATGGCGGCGAGCGTGTTCCACACCCGCGTCGTGCGCTGGGTGGGGCCCGCGAGGAACGAGCCGTCGCCGGTGTACGGGGTGTAGTTGCGCTGGATGAAGTCGCGCACGTCGATGCCGTCCTGCCACGGGCCGGCCGTGAAGCCGTCCCAGGCCTGGGGCTGGGCGTCCTGCGCGTCGCGGGATACTCCTGCGGGGGTGACGATGCTCATGATGTCGCTTCCTTGTCCTCGTGGGGCTGGTCGCGTCGGGGTGGTGCTCGTCGTCGGGCGCCCGCCCGGCGGGCCTGCTGTCACGCTAGACCCGCGCTGCGGCGCCGTTCCGAGCGTG
Proteins encoded:
- a CDS encoding lysophospholipid acyltransferase family protein → MTDAQSRDAENVPDPRASESKPVTDVGFAYFLGRRVLAPLARVAYRPRIEGRQHVPRTGPVIFAANHLSFIDSFAIPMAAPRPVQFLAKSSYFDGPGLKGWLSRQIFLGLGANPVERGAGQAALDALDQQKRMLEAGKAIALYPEGTRSLDGRLYKGRTGVAFLALQTGAPVVPVGLIGTNEAMPVGAKFPRTKPRVTIRFGEPLDLSAHGPASSGRARRAATDELMAAIHALSEQELAGTYNEVPAHGAIERIKRVLPHERL
- the pflA gene encoding pyruvate formate-lyase-activating protein; the protein is MTVLLGTPLPRDAVQLDAPVVEAGTTRRGGAGLHGLEVADIDRAGRLAAMRSGELGSVHSWELVTAVDGPGTRLTLFLNGCPLRCLYCQNPDTFAMKDGVPVTADAVLERLRRYLGVFRATGGGLTISGGEVLMQPAFAARLIRGAKEMGIHTALDTSGYLGAHASDELLADTDLVLLDVKSGDADTYRRVTGRELEPTLEFGERLARRGDVEVWVRFVLVPGLTDDVDNVAAVARYAASLNEITPGTVTRVEVLPFHQMGRDKWHELGRTYPLEDTPAPEKELIERVRGQFAAEGLTVY
- a CDS encoding sugar-binding transcriptional regulator; the protein is MAEAGSMKVRDALRAAQLYYLQDLTMEAIAREMHTSRSSVSRLISHARDTGLVSISVHSPLAARSQIEERLAERFGITVHIVPTTSHIGEAERLDRTALSAARILSEHVDSSMTVGIAWGSTLSAIARHLPTKRTHDTHVVQMNGAANGHTFGVPYAGEILSRFGAAWSASVHHFPVPALFDEAATKEAMWRERSVRAVLQMQRRVGLFVFGLGSPRAAVPSHVYSGDYFDQRDLALIEQEGVVGDCATMFYRIDGSSDIPSLNLRSSGPDLDDVRRIPRRFCVMSGLSKIDALQGALAAGLITDLVLEETVARRLMSLSRTSTRGQTSPKPSSTRARSASIAG
- the dxr gene encoding 1-deoxy-D-xylulose-5-phosphate reductoisomerase, which translates into the protein MRRVVVLGSTGSIGTQALEVIRNNPDRFRVVGLAAGTDAAGLAVQAAEFGVADTALGAVEAEALVRGVDADVVLNGITGSVGLGPTLAALEEGRTLALANKESLIVGGELVTALADPGQIVPVDSEHSAIAQALRSGKPSEVRRLVLTASGGPFRGRTREQLAAATPAEALAHPTWDMGRVVTTNSATLVNKGLEVIEAHLLFGVAYADIDVVVHPQSIVHSMVEFVDGSTIAQASPPDMRLPISLGLDWPHRVSGVGAPLDFTRASSWTFEPLDEEAFPAVALAKSVGEAGRTYPAVFNAANEQAVDAFHEGRIGFLDIVDIVRRVVDTHEAPATLSREGLADAESWARRAADAAVAASAQ
- the pflB gene encoding formate C-acetyltransferase; translated protein: MSIVTPAGVSRDAQDAQPQAWDGFTAGPWQDGIDVRDFIQRNYTPYTGDGSFLAGPTQRTTRVWNTLAAMFPEERERGVYDVDPYTPAAITAHQPGYIAKDDELIVGLQTDAPLKRAIMPNGGWRMVEGALKTYGYEVDETLKAIYTQYRKTHNEGVFDVYSPAVRAARRSHIITGLPDAYGRGRIIGDYRRVALYGVDALIAAKKLDKLGLDTTPFSEDIVRAREEHAEQIRALGELKQMAASYGYDISGPATTAREAVQWLYFAYLGSVKEQNGAAMSLGRTSTFLDVFVQRDLERGVLTESEAQEIIDDFVIKLRIVRFLRTPEYDQLFSGDPTWVTETIGGVGEDGRPLVTRTSFRYLQTLYNLGPAPEPNMTVFWSEQLPEGFKNFCAQVSIDTSAVQYESDDLIRTQWGDDAAIACCVSPMRVGKQMQFFGARVNLAKTLLYAINGGRDEVTGEQIAPEETPVGDGPLDYADVDARFDRMMDWLAATYVEALNCIHWSHDKYAYERLEMALHDKDVLRTMAFGIAGLSVAADSLSAIKYATVTPIRDERGIVVDYRTEGVFPAYGNDDDRADAIAVELVERFMAKLRRHPMYRNALPTQSVLTITSNVVYGKATGNTPDGRRAGEPFAPGANPMNGRDTHGMLASALSVAKVPYTEAQDGISLTNTIVPAGLGRTADERSRNLAGLLDAYFSSNGYHMNVNVLNRETLLDAMENPEAYPQLTIRVSGYAVNFVRLTREQQLDVLSRTFHGGM
- a CDS encoding FKBP-type peptidyl-prolyl cis-trans isomerase — encoded protein: MRRPLYILSALAVSAVALAGCSAASSPDATSTPAASAAADLCADVASPGAASDAVTVSGEVGQQPTATFTAPLDISDVERTVVTEGTGTPVAAGDYVTYALSAFDAATGQLQGSVGYDGTPVQPQPIAAESVLGKVLGCATPGTRVVATLPASSNSAAQVFVVDLISSTPEAAWCQAEPFSGDKPAVTFTDDKPTITIPASAPEDGVRVDVLKEGDGDTVGAGDTVEVNYAGVKWSDGSTFDSSYDRGQTASFSTDGVVVGFKRALEGQKVGSQVLVSMSPSCGYGEAGSSQQQLAGETLVFVIDIVSTKPTEG
- the dhaL gene encoding dihydroxyacetone kinase subunit DhaL, producing the protein MTVATLETLTAWISGFRDQIVQHQAELTELDSVIGDADHGSNMARGMEAVVAAVTATPPTDAAALFKTVGMTLVSTVGGASGPLYGTFFLRLGGAAGATVELDAAALGSALRAGAEGVRTRGKAEPGDKTMLDAMLPAVDAWEEAVAAGSDLAAAAAAATDAADAGRDATIPLVARKGRASYLGERSAGHQDPGATSTALLFTTLRDAVTAA
- the dhaM gene encoding dihydroxyacetone kinase phosphoryl donor subunit DhaM → MIGFVVVSHSRPLAEAAVALATQMVAESPPPIEVAAGSADGGFGTDAAAIAASIDRLDASEDVVVLMDLGSAVLSAEMALEFVEQPDRVHLSSAPFVEGLVAAVVLAATGADWASIQAELGAAYAQKARHLEAGSVESAPAPPPAPEPASGGDEASFEAVIVNPSGLHARPAATFVKTAAKFDALVEIENVDQGSGPVSAASLLALIALGIGRGARVRVRARGREAQPAIDALRALVEDGFGEV
- the dhaK gene encoding dihydroxyacetone kinase subunit DhaK; this encodes MKKFINDPTQVLSDALTGIRLAHPELRVDSTNRVIFRGEATRPGKVALVSGGGSGHEPMHGGFVGTGMLDAACAGEVFTSPTPDQILAATVGADSGAGVLHIVKNYTGDVLNFEMAAELAAAEGVRVESVVVADDVAVQDSTWTAGRRGVGTTVVLEKIVGAAAEEGMDLDALAALATRVSESGRSMGVALTSCTVPAAGKPTFDLPEDEMEVGIGIHGEPGRSRVPLATAHEIARMLVDPIVHDFGDARGDAIVLLSGLGATPLIEQYLLYGEIAPLLSDAGFEVRRVLVGDYITSLDMAGASLTVVRADDELVRLWDAPVVTPGLRWGA